The following are from one region of the Nitrospirota bacterium genome:
- a CDS encoding DUF4912 domain-containing protein, with protein MEATSVNIALGEAKKPEDGHGIGFFVSGSIKYPIVEQYEIPSKYNIDTLVLLPVNEHSIFLYWELTGKLLEANSIDPDTVQFIIKVYEIKAVQKKSDDRKQIYSAAVSGRLGEFHATVPDAFKPMSAAIGVEIGGTFRELVESNHVNIPSFAVLGLKDDFFSTGTITLQTEKPKEEEEAFKGQSEAFNKEIEIASQLLDIRSKDTQSIELLMGLLEKFRNFSSEDRALLDIIKRFYEARAEDVRLLQMFLEFLKMLGLKDGNKKSILEYFERLKDSSAASGSSGSLSKDKEAGK; from the coding sequence ATGGAAGCAACTTCCGTTAACATTGCTTTAGGAGAGGCTAAAAAGCCAGAGGACGGCCACGGGATAGGTTTTTTTGTATCCGGTTCCATAAAGTATCCAATAGTTGAACAGTACGAGATTCCCTCTAAATATAATATTGATACCTTAGTGTTGTTACCTGTAAATGAGCATAGTATTTTTCTTTATTGGGAATTAACTGGCAAACTGTTGGAGGCAAATTCGATAGATCCTGATACTGTACAATTTATAATAAAGGTTTATGAGATAAAAGCTGTACAAAAGAAAAGCGATGACAGAAAACAGATATACTCTGCGGCAGTCAGCGGTCGGCTGGGTGAGTTTCATGCCACAGTGCCTGACGCTTTTAAACCGATGTCTGCGGCAATAGGGGTAGAAATCGGAGGCACGTTTAGGGAGCTGGTTGAATCAAACCATGTAAACATCCCTTCTTTTGCTGTGCTGGGGCTGAAAGATGATTTCTTTAGTACCGGAACAATAACGCTTCAGACGGAAAAACCTAAAGAGGAAGAGGAGGCGTTTAAAGGGCAGTCTGAGGCTTTCAATAAAGAAATCGAGATAGCCTCCCAACTTTTGGATATAAGAAGCAAGGATACACAAAGCATAGAGCTGCTTATGGGGCTATTGGAAAAATTTCGTAATTTCTCCAGTGAAGACAGAGCGCTACTTGACATTATAAAACGGTTTTATGAGGCACGTGCTGAAGACGTGAGGTTATTGCAGATGTTCCTTGAGTTTCTTAAAATGTTGGGACTTAAGGACGGTAACAAAAAGTCGATACTTGAGTACTTTGAGAGGCTAAAAGATTCATCCGCAGCCTCCGGCTCAAGCGGGTCATTGTCTAAGGATAAGGAGGCAGGCAAGTGA